CTACATAAGCGAAAAGGCCCATCTCATCATGCCCTATCACAAGGCCATCGACCACGGTCGCGAGGCCCGCAGGGGCAAGACCCGCATCGGAACCACCGGGCGCGGCATAGGCCCCTGTTACGAGGACAAAGTGGCCCGCCGGGGCATCCGGGTGGGGGACCTGCTGGATCCGGATCTTTTCGCCCAAAAACTGCGGGAAGTCCTGGAGGAAAAGAACTTCTATCTGGAGAGGTATCTGGGAAGGGATCCCCTTTCCTACGAGGAGATCTACAGCACCTACCTCCGTTTCGGCGAGCGTCTGGCCCCTTATGTGGCCGATGTATCGGAGATCCTGGCCCGGGCCCGAAGGGCCGGAAAGAACATCCTCTTTGAGGGCGCCCAGGGCACCCAGCTCGACATCGATCACGGCACCTATCCCTTCGTCACCTCGTCGAATACGGTGGCCGGCGGGGCCTGTGCCGGGGCCGGCGTGGGGCCCACCACCATAGACTATGTCCTGGGGATATGCAAAGCCTACACCACCCGGGTGGGGGAAGGCCCCTTTCCCACCGAGCTTACCGACGAGATAGGAAACCACCTGCGGGAGTGCGGAGGAGAATACGGTTCCACCACCGGAAGACCCCGGCGCTGCGGATGGCTCGACGGGGTCATCCTGAAAGAGGCGGTCCGTCTCAACGGCCTTTCCGGCCTGGCCATCACCAAGCTGGATGTGCTCTCGGGGCTCACCGAGATCCGCTTCTGCGAGGCCTACGAGCTTTCCGGACGCCGCCTCACCTCCGTCCCGGCCCGTCTCTCCGAGATCTACCGGGTAAAGCCCCTCTACCGGAGTTTCCGGGGCTGGATGGAGGACCTCTCCCGCTGTCGCACGCTGGAGGATCTCCCCGCTGCGGCCAGGGATTACCTGCGTTTCATCGAGGAGTACGCGGGTGTTCCGGTGATCATGGTCTCCACCGGTCCGGCCCGGGATCAGAACATCCTCCTGCGGGACCCCTTCCACCCGTAAACCGACCATGAAAAAAGACCGCGTGCTCATCGCCAATCGGGGGGAGATTGCCTTGAGGATCATGGAGGCCTGCGAGGAGCTGGGCCTGGAGTATGTGGCGGTCTATACCCGGGCCGACGAGGAGAGCCTTCATGTCCGCAGGGCCGCCAGGAAATACCGCATCGCGGACTACCGCGATCCCAACGAATTGCTCGCCGTGGCCGACGAAGCGGGTTGCACGGCCATTCACCCCGGCTACGGCTTCCTGGCCGAGGACTTCCGTTTCGCCCGCCGGGTGGCCAAACGATCCCGTCCCCTGACCTTCATAGGTCCCCGCTGGGAGGTCATCCGGGATCTGGGAAGCAAACTCAATGTAAAGCGCCTGGCCCGCGAGATAGGGATCCCGGTCATACCCGGCACCACCGAACCCCTCTACAACGAGATCGAGGCCGAGGCCCGGGCGGAGGAACTCTTCGAGTGGCTCTCCGAATCGGGGGAAAGGGATCCCCGACTCCTCATCAAGGCCTCGGCCGGCGGAGGCGGAATGGGAATAGAGGAGGTGCGGGAGATAGGCGAGGTGCGCCCGGTGTTCCGGCGGGTAAGGGCCTACGCCAAAAGGATCTTCGGGGACGAGGGGGTCCTCATCGAGGCCCGGCTCTCCCGTTTCCAGCACCTTGAGGTCCAGCTCCTCGGAACCTCCCACGGGGAACTGGTCCACTTCGGAACCCGCAACTGCACCATCCAGAGCCCCGGACGCCAGAAACGGGTGGAGATTGCCCCCGGCTTCGACCCTTCCTATGTCTCTTACTCCTTTCCGGCGGAAGAGGTGCTTACGGAAATCATCAACCACTCCCTGAAACTGGCCGAGGTCGTGGCCTACGACAGCGTGGGGACCTGGGAATGGCTGGTGACCCCCGAGGGAAAGGCCTACCTGATGGAGGTAAACACCCGTATCCAGGTGGAAAACGAGATCTCGGCCCGCATCTCCAGGGTGAAGGGACGGGAGGTAAACCTGATTCGGGAACAGATCCGCACGGCCCTCGGGGATCGCCTGGGTTACAGCCAGAGGGACATCACCTTCTCCGGTACGGCCATCGAGCTGCGTCTGGTGGCGGAGGATACCCGGCGCAACTTCAAGCCGCTTTCCGGGACCATCACCCGCTTTACCTGGCCGGATTACCCCTGGCTGACCCTCCGCACCCATGTCCCCTCGGACAGGCCTTACACCATTCCCACGGAATACGATCCCAATCTGGCCCTGGCCATCGTGTGGGGCAGGGACACCGCCGAAGCGGTGGAACGGGCTCGAAGGGTGCTTGAGGAGGCGGTCATCGAGGGGCACACCTCCCGGGGGGACCCTCTAACGACCAATGTGGAGTATCTTAAGAAAAAACTCGAGGACATATTCCGGTTCCCCTCATGAGCGAACTTTACCGGGAACTTACCGATCTGTGGGAAAGGGCCGTGTACCTCCGCGACATAAAGGGGGAGGACTGGGAGGGGATCTCCTCGGTGGTGGAGGCCCTGGAGGAGCTCCGGCGTGACTTCTACGAACGCCCCCTCGATGAGGCGAGGAAACGACTCCCGCAACTTCGTTCAAGGCTTGTGGAGCTCGAGGAGCTTGCCGCCCGCACCCTCACTCCGTACGAGATCGTGAAGATAGTGCGGCACCCCCAGCGTTTTACCCTGCAGGACATCCTGGAGAATGTTTACGACAGCTACACCGAGCTCGGGGGGGAGGGCGAGATCAACATCGACCCGGCGGTGGTGGTGGCCCGGGCCATGATTTCCCGGCGGGTGGGGGACAGGGTTTACCTTCATCAGGTCATGGTCATCGGGCATGAAAAGGGCCACGGGGAGGAATTCCGCGAAGGCGGAAGCGCCAAGCCCTGGGGGAACGAAAAGGCCCTCCGTTACATGAGGATTGCCGAAACCGAAGGCATTCCCATCCACTTCTACATCTTTACGCCCGGGGCCTATCCCATCGAGGACTATCCGGGGGCGGCGCAGCAGATCGCCCGCAACCTCTACGCCATGGCCAAGTTAAAGGTGCCCATGATCTCCTTCATTTCCGAGGGAGGCTCCGGAGGCGCCGAGGCCATAGGCCTTACGGACTTAAGGCTCATGGCCTCCCGGGGGTATTATTCGGTGATAAGCCCCGAGGGGGCGGCGGCCATCGAGGCCAAGCTCCGGGAGGGGCGTCCCCCGCGGGACCTGGTGGAACGCTGCGCCCGCAACCTCAAACTTACCGCCGAGGACAACCTGCGCCTCGGCACCATAGACCGCATCGTCCCGGAACCCCCTCTGGGGGCCCGCCGCAGAGACTACGCCTTCTTCAAGCGCCTGCGTTACGAAATGATCCGGGCCACGGACGAGGTGGTCCTTCAGACCCGGAGCCTCCGCACCTTCCGGAAATATGTGCTTTCCCGGCAAAACGGCGAGGAGGTCCCGGACGACTTCGGTATCTATGTGAACTGGGAGCTCTCCGAGGACGAAAAGGAGATCCTGCTCGAGAACCGCTCCCGGAAGTATCGGGAAATGGGACGCTGGGCCGTCTGCGGAAGGGCCTCGCGTCTTAAGACCTTCGTGGAGAAGGGACACGACCTCGGCACGCGGGTCTTTCACGGCTTGCGCTACGGGGTGTTCCGGCAGAGCCACAGGGCCCTGCGGCGCATGTTCGAGGAATTCACCCAAGAGGGCTCGGCCTTTCTCAAACCGGTAACCGACCCGGTAAAGACCGTTTACAACCTGGTGGCCGGAAAACGCCGCCGCCCGCCCAGGATCGTTTCTCCCATAGAGAGACTCGAGGAACAGGAGGAGCTCTATGTAAGTCCGCTGGCCCTGGAGGACCGGACCGTAACCTGTCCCAACGCCGAGACCCACGGCTGTCCGGACCTCTGGGTGCCGGACCTTTACGGAGAGTTCTGCGGGGTCTGCCCCAACTGCGGCCACCACTTTCCCCTGGAATACCAGTGGTACCTCAACAACATCTTCGACCGGGGAAGCATAAAGGAATTCAACGAGGAAATCTCCTCCGGGAATCCGCTCAACTTCGAGGGCTACGCTCAGAAGCTGGCCGAGGCCCGGAAGAAGACCGGGCGCAACTCGGCCATGCTCACCTTTGAAGCCCGGATAGGCGGAATTTCGCTGATCGTGGCCATGCTGATCGCGGACTTCCGGCAGGGCACGGTGGGGGTGGCGGAGGGGGAAAAGTTTGTTCGGGCCTGCGATCGGGCCCGGATCACCCGGAGGCCCCTTCTGGCCCTGATCCACACCACCGGAGGAATACGGATCCACGAGGGTACCCTGGGGGTCATACAGATGCCCCGGTGCACGCTTGCGGCCCGGGAATATGTGGACTCCGGAGGGCTCTACATCGTGGTGTACGACAACAACTCCTATGCCGGGCCGGTGGCCAGTTTTCTGGGATGCGCCCCCTATCAATTTGCCTTGCGCTCCACCCGCCTGGGGTTTGCCGGGCCGCGGGTGATCTTGGAGACCACCGGAAAACCCGTGCCCCCGGACTATCACAGCGCCGAAAACGCCCTGCGGCGGGGGCACATTCAGGGCGTGTGGGACCGCCGGGAGCTGCGGCTCAAGCTTTACGAGGCCCTTCTTACCATGGGGGGTCGGAATCTCTATTACCGGTAGGAGCCATGGCCATAGAGCACCGAAAGATAAACGCTCTGCTCCAGAAACTCCGTTCCCTTCCTTATCGGGTTCACGCCGTGGAGACCCCGCACACGGGGTATCTGCGGGAGTTCAGAGTAAAAGAGGGAGAGGAGGTGCACCCGGGGAGTCCCCTTTTCGTGCTGGAGCGGGAGCGCAATCCCAAGCTCGTCCGGGCCCGGGTGGGAGGAAAGGTTCGGCAGGTGCGCACGGAACTTACGGAAAGATTCGTAGAGGCCGGGGAAAGGGTGCTCGAGATCTGGCATCCCCTCTCCCAGGAGGAGGTCATCTCCGAAGTGCTCCGGAAAGCGCTTACCGTGATCCACGCCCCGGAGACGGCCCGCTACATTCTCGCCCCGGAAGTGGAAAAAAGGGTGCGCAAGGAGGGCCCCGGACGAGCCCGGGTGGAGCCCGGAGAGGACCTTCTCATCATGACCTTCATGAAGAGGGAAACCCCTCTGCGCCACGAAGGCCCCCCCATGGTGATCTACCGGATCTTTTTCGATCCCCGGGAGCTGGTTCCCGCCGGAGCCGCCCTGGTGGGGCTGTGTGCTCCGGACGAGGTTCCCTATCTCGACCGGGTGCTGGCCCGGATCAGAGAGGAATGGCCGCGGAGCTAGCGCCTTCCACTCGACGGGCCGCGGAACTGGGGGTCGACCTCCGGTTCTACGGGGAGGTGGAAAGGCTCATGCCGCTGGCCTACGAGCTGGCCCTGCGGGAGCCCCGCACGGCTCACGGCCGTGTGCTTCTGGCCGAAAGGGTGCGAGGGGCCCGGGGCCGGCACGGGCGCATCTGGGTGGCCGAACGGGGAGGCCTGTGGCTGGCTCTGAGTCTTTACGACGACCACCTGCCGCAAACCCGGGGGCTCTTTTCCCTCCTTTTCGGAGTGGCCCTGGGGGCTCTCGCCCGGGAAATGGGACTTCCGGCCCACGTGCGGTGGATAAACGACCTGCACCACCGGGGACGCAAGATCGCCGGAGTTCTCATCGAAAAGAGGGGAGACTGGCTGGTGGTGGGCATAGGAGTCAATGTGAACAATCCCCCTCCCCATCACCTCCCCGCCGAAAGTCTCGCGCGGCTCGCGGGAGCCCCCCTGTCCCTGGAGGACCTCACGGACGCCCTCCTGGGAAAACTGCGTTACTATTACGGCCTCCTGAGGGAGCTGGAGAGTTCGCTGGCCCCGGGGGAGGACCTCCCGGAAAATCCCCTGGTGCGGGACTTCCTGGAGCTCTCGGACACCCCGGGTCGCTGCGTGGCCTGGGCCCGGGATCTGGATCGGGATCCCCCCCTCCTGGGAAGGGCCGAGGGGGTGCTCCCCGACGGTTCCCTTCTCCTGCGCACCGGCGGGGACCTCCTGACCCTGGAAACCGGAGAGATCATTTACCTCTACTGATCTCCAGGGCTTCCCTTTCCAGAACCCTTAAAAAAAGATCCCCGGCCCTGCGGCGGGCCTCCCACTCCTCCGGCCTCCAGCCCACGGGTTCCACCCGGGGAGCGGCCAGCCGGGCCCTGGACAGAACCTCCCTTTTCATTCCCTTCCCTCCAGGACGCGGAAAAGACGATCCACGGCCTCTTCGGGAGTTTCCACATAGAGCACGCCCTCGATTCCGGGCCAGGTGCGCAGCCCCACCACGGGCTTCCACATCTTGAGGGCCAGGGCGATCTCGGAAAGGGTTCCGTATCCCCCGGCCACCGCGATCACCCCCTCCACCGAACGCACCAGAATCACATTTCGGGCGTGTCCCATGTCGGTGACCACGGGGATTTGAATGTAGGGGTTGGCCTCCTCGGCCTTGTTTCCCGGGAGGATTCCCACCGTGAGTCCACCCGCCTCGGAAGCCCCCCGGGCGGCGGCCTCCATCACCCCGCCCAGGCCACCGCAATAGACCAGGGCGCCTCTCCGGGCCAGCAGCCAGCCCACCCGATAGGCCATCTCGTACACCCCGGAATCGGCGATCCCGGTGCCGATCACCGCCACCCGGCGGGCCTCACTCCTCAAATCCATACTCCCCCACCAGTTTCACGAAACGCACCGGCTCGAGCGTTTGCCGGTGGAAGGTCCCCCCGCGTTTGACCACCTTCACCAGCACCTGGGACCACTCGTCTCCCACGGGCATGACCAGACGCCCTCCCTCGGCCAGCTGTTCCAGGAGAGGCTCCGGAACGCGGGGCCCGGCGGCGGTGACTATTATGGCGTCAAAGGGAGCGGCCTCCGGCCAGCCCCGGGTCCCGTCCCCCACCCGAAAAAACACATTGTCGTAGCCCAGGGCTTCGAGTACCCTGCGGGCCCGCTCCAGAAGGGGCGCGTGCCTCTCGATGGAATAAACCCAGCGGGCCAGTTCCGCCAGAATGGCCGTTTGATACCCCGACCCCGTGCCCACCTCCAGCACCTTTTCCGGACCCCTGAGCTCCAGGGCCTCGGTCATCAGGGCCACGATGTAGGGCTGGGAGATGGTCTGTCCGTAGCCTATGGGAAGGGGATGGTCGGCGTAAGCCTGATCCCGCAGGGCCTCCTCCACGAAGAGATGCCGGGGGATCCTGCGCATGGCCTCAAGGACCCGCTCGTCGGTAATACCCCGGGCCGCGATCTGCTGGGACACCATGCGCTCCCTGGCCCGACGGTAAATGTCCCTTTCCGGAGAGTACAGGCTCATGTTCCCGGTTTGCTCACATAATAAATGCAGTCCACCACTCGATCCCCGGAAAAGGTGATCCTTAGCACCTCCACCTTTTCCCGGCCCAGTTTCTCCCCCAGCCCGGGAATTCTGGCCAGGGTATCCTTCTTCACCTCGTAGTAGATCCAGACCTCACGCCCGTCGGGAAGGCGCTCCACCCTGCGGGGAGGTCCCAGATAGTAGCGCACCTCGGCCCGGGTGGAAAGTCCCTTGTGGACCATGCAGGCCTTGGAAGCCAGATTGACCCCGGGTTTGGTGGCGCAGGCCGAGAAGAACAGAAGAACGAAACCCAGAATCCACCGGCGCATTTTTCCCCCTGCCCTCTTTTTATAGTATAATCATCCA
The window above is part of the Thermosulfurimonas sp. F29 genome. Proteins encoded here:
- a CDS encoding adenylosuccinate synthase, with the protein product MPSVVVVGTQWGDEGKGKIVDLLAERADYIVRFQGGNNAGHTLVINGRKHILHLIPSGIFHEGKVCLIGNGVVVDPEVLISEIDRLEAAGLPVPPGRLYISEKAHLIMPYHKAIDHGREARRGKTRIGTTGRGIGPCYEDKVARRGIRVGDLLDPDLFAQKLREVLEEKNFYLERYLGRDPLSYEEIYSTYLRFGERLAPYVADVSEILARARRAGKNILFEGAQGTQLDIDHGTYPFVTSSNTVAGGACAGAGVGPTTIDYVLGICKAYTTRVGEGPFPTELTDEIGNHLRECGGEYGSTTGRPRRCGWLDGVILKEAVRLNGLSGLAITKLDVLSGLTEIRFCEAYELSGRRLTSVPARLSEIYRVKPLYRSFRGWMEDLSRCRTLEDLPAAARDYLRFIEEYAGVPVIMVSTGPARDQNILLRDPFHP
- a CDS encoding biotin carboxylase N-terminal domain-containing protein; this encodes MKKDRVLIANRGEIALRIMEACEELGLEYVAVYTRADEESLHVRRAARKYRIADYRDPNELLAVADEAGCTAIHPGYGFLAEDFRFARRVAKRSRPLTFIGPRWEVIRDLGSKLNVKRLAREIGIPVIPGTTEPLYNEIEAEARAEELFEWLSESGERDPRLLIKASAGGGGMGIEEVREIGEVRPVFRRVRAYAKRIFGDEGVLIEARLSRFQHLEVQLLGTSHGELVHFGTRNCTIQSPGRQKRVEIAPGFDPSYVSYSFPAEEVLTEIINHSLKLAEVVAYDSVGTWEWLVTPEGKAYLMEVNTRIQVENEISARISRVKGREVNLIREQIRTALGDRLGYSQRDITFSGTAIELRLVAEDTRRNFKPLSGTITRFTWPDYPWLTLRTHVPSDRPYTIPTEYDPNLALAIVWGRDTAEAVERARRVLEEAVIEGHTSRGDPLTTNVEYLKKKLEDIFRFPS
- a CDS encoding acetyl-CoA carboxylase carboxyl transferase subunit alpha/beta, producing MSELYRELTDLWERAVYLRDIKGEDWEGISSVVEALEELRRDFYERPLDEARKRLPQLRSRLVELEELAARTLTPYEIVKIVRHPQRFTLQDILENVYDSYTELGGEGEINIDPAVVVARAMISRRVGDRVYLHQVMVIGHEKGHGEEFREGGSAKPWGNEKALRYMRIAETEGIPIHFYIFTPGAYPIEDYPGAAQQIARNLYAMAKLKVPMISFISEGGSGGAEAIGLTDLRLMASRGYYSVISPEGAAAIEAKLREGRPPRDLVERCARNLKLTAEDNLRLGTIDRIVPEPPLGARRRDYAFFKRLRYEMIRATDEVVLQTRSLRTFRKYVLSRQNGEEVPDDFGIYVNWELSEDEKEILLENRSRKYREMGRWAVCGRASRLKTFVEKGHDLGTRVFHGLRYGVFRQSHRALRRMFEEFTQEGSAFLKPVTDPVKTVYNLVAGKRRRPPRIVSPIERLEEQEELYVSPLALEDRTVTCPNAETHGCPDLWVPDLYGEFCGVCPNCGHHFPLEYQWYLNNIFDRGSIKEFNEEISSGNPLNFEGYAQKLAEARKKTGRNSAMLTFEARIGGISLIVAMLIADFRQGTVGVAEGEKFVRACDRARITRRPLLALIHTTGGIRIHEGTLGVIQMPRCTLAAREYVDSGGLYIVVYDNNSYAGPVASFLGCAPYQFALRSTRLGFAGPRVILETTGKPVPPDYHSAENALRRGHIQGVWDRRELRLKLYEALLTMGGRNLYYR
- a CDS encoding biotin--[acetyl-CoA-carboxylase] ligase translates to MAAELAPSTRRAAELGVDLRFYGEVERLMPLAYELALREPRTAHGRVLLAERVRGARGRHGRIWVAERGGLWLALSLYDDHLPQTRGLFSLLFGVALGALAREMGLPAHVRWINDLHHRGRKIAGVLIEKRGDWLVVGIGVNVNNPPPHHLPAESLARLAGAPLSLEDLTDALLGKLRYYYGLLRELESSLAPGEDLPENPLVRDFLELSDTPGRCVAWARDLDRDPPLLGRAEGVLPDGSLLLRTGGDLLTLETGEIIYLY
- a CDS encoding TIGR00725 family protein; its protein translation is MDLRSEARRVAVIGTGIADSGVYEMAYRVGWLLARRGALVYCGGLGGVMEAAARGASEAGGLTVGILPGNKAEEANPYIQIPVVTDMGHARNVILVRSVEGVIAVAGGYGTLSEIALALKMWKPVVGLRTWPGIEGVLYVETPEEAVDRLFRVLEGRE
- a CDS encoding protein-L-isoaspartate(D-aspartate) O-methyltransferase gives rise to the protein MSLYSPERDIYRRARERMVSQQIAARGITDERVLEAMRRIPRHLFVEEALRDQAYADHPLPIGYGQTISQPYIVALMTEALELRGPEKVLEVGTGSGYQTAILAELARWVYSIERHAPLLERARRVLEALGYDNVFFRVGDGTRGWPEAAPFDAIIVTAAGPRVPEPLLEQLAEGGRLVMPVGDEWSQVLVKVVKRGGTFHRQTLEPVRFVKLVGEYGFEE